In Urechidicola croceus, a single window of DNA contains:
- the mutY gene encoding A/G-specific adenine glycosylase codes for MHQTTTFSNALIHWYLRNKRDLPWRKTTNPYHIWLSEIILQQTRVEQGYDYYLRFIMQFPTVFDLANSPEQEVLNLWQGLGYYSRARNLHFSAKYIVEELNGVFPSTYDEILKLKGVGDYTASAIASICFNEPTAVVDGNVYRGLSRYFGISTPINSTKGIKEFKILAQFLINHSNPATHNQAIMEFGARMCKPQNPLCTECPFNESCFALAKNKIKELPVKEKKIKIKKRHFNYLVLFTPKNKTIINQRIGKGIWQNLYEFPLIESKKKIDEIELIEHNTFKELFENKNTIIRLFNTEEKVHKLSHQHLYTQFWIVKIDAEISNTTDWNKLEEFPIPRLIDNFINEIKQTEIFSTFE; via the coding sequence ATGCATCAAACAACGACGTTTTCTAACGCATTAATACACTGGTACTTACGAAACAAAAGGGATTTGCCTTGGCGAAAAACTACAAATCCCTACCATATATGGTTGTCAGAAATTATACTTCAACAAACGAGAGTTGAGCAAGGTTACGACTATTATTTGAGGTTTATTATGCAATTTCCTACTGTATTTGACCTAGCAAATTCACCAGAACAAGAGGTTCTTAATTTATGGCAAGGCTTAGGCTATTATTCTAGAGCAAGAAATTTACACTTTTCAGCAAAGTATATTGTAGAAGAACTAAATGGTGTATTTCCTTCAACTTATGATGAAATATTAAAACTAAAGGGAGTTGGAGATTACACGGCTTCTGCAATAGCCTCTATCTGTTTCAATGAGCCAACTGCTGTTGTAGATGGAAATGTGTATCGTGGACTATCTAGATATTTTGGAATTTCTACACCTATAAATAGTACTAAAGGAATTAAAGAATTTAAAATACTTGCACAGTTCCTAATCAACCATTCAAATCCTGCAACACACAATCAAGCAATAATGGAATTTGGAGCAAGAATGTGCAAACCACAAAATCCTTTGTGTACTGAATGTCCTTTTAACGAAAGTTGTTTTGCTTTAGCCAAAAACAAAATAAAAGAATTACCTGTAAAGGAAAAGAAAATTAAAATTAAAAAAAGACACTTTAATTACTTAGTACTATTTACCCCAAAAAACAAAACAATTATCAATCAAAGGATCGGAAAAGGCATTTGGCAAAACCTATATGAATTCCCTTTGATTGAGTCGAAAAAAAAAATAGACGAAATTGAATTAATTGAACATAATACCTTTAAGGAATTATTTGAAAATAAAAATACAATAATAAGACTTTTTAATACTGAAGAAAAAGTTCACAAACTATCTCATCAACACTTATACACACAATTTTGGATAGTAAAAATTGATGCCGAAATATCAAACACAACAGATTGGAATAAACTTGAAGAATTTCCAATACCAAGATTAATTGATAATTTCATCAATGAAATAAAACAAACTGAAATTTTTAGTACATTTGAATAA
- the gldD gene encoding gliding motility lipoprotein GldD: MKFRFLLILFVPILLISCDNEILPKPKGFLRLEYPEASYQKIENGCPYSIEISNESMIIFENNCWAKINYPKLNATIHLTFRDITNNLNSALQDVEKLTFEHTIKADAINSQPFENKSKKIYGKLITVEGDVASNRQFYVTDSIKNLLYGTLYFKVKPNYDSILPTINYLEKDIKNIMESVEWKN; the protein is encoded by the coding sequence ATGAAATTTAGATTTCTACTTATTTTATTTGTTCCAATACTATTAATATCATGTGACAATGAAATTTTACCAAAACCAAAGGGTTTTTTAAGACTAGAATATCCTGAAGCATCTTATCAAAAAATAGAAAATGGATGCCCCTACTCTATTGAAATTTCCAATGAATCTATGATTATATTTGAAAATAATTGCTGGGCCAAAATTAATTATCCAAAACTAAATGCAACTATACATTTAACATTTAGAGATATAACCAATAATTTAAACTCTGCATTACAAGATGTTGAAAAATTAACTTTTGAACATACTATAAAAGCCGATGCTATCAACTCTCAACCATTTGAAAATAAATCAAAAAAAATTTATGGCAAACTAATAACAGTTGAAGGAGATGTTGCTTCTAATAGACAATTTTATGTAACTGATAGTATAAAAAATCTTTTATATGGTACATTATATTTTAAAGTCAAACCTAATTACGATTCTATTCTTCCTACAATAAATTATCTTGAAAAAGATATTAAAAATATAATGGAAAGTGTTGAGTGGAAAAATTAA
- the gldE gene encoding gliding motility-associated protein GldE, with protein MDPEPSSYILEVFNGILVLKFIVLFILLICSALISGSEIAFFSLSQTDVNDASNSNSKNKQTVAQLLERPKKLLATILISNNFINILIVLIFAFVGEEIFKDFTYKINFYFFKISIRFLIEVVLVTFLILLFGEVLPKVYANRNAMKFATFMVKPLFILNSFLTFLSLPLLGLTNFIENRLSQKKSNFSVENLSRALELTSNDATTDDEQKILEGIVNFGNTETVQIMKPRMDVFAISENESYENVITQIIKNGFSRNPVYNDNIDKITGVLYAKDLLPHLNKQTFKWQDLMREPFFVPENKKLDDLLKEFKEKKIHLAVVVDEYGGTSGIVTLEDIIEEIVGDITDEFDDDDLSYSKIDKNNYVFEGKTSIKDFSKVVNIDESLFEEEKGETETLAGLILEISGKFPKNREIINFKHLSFKIEAIDKRRVKQVKVTIKPNEDEI; from the coding sequence TTGGACCCAGAACCCTCGAGTTATATATTAGAAGTTTTTAATGGAATACTTGTACTAAAATTTATAGTACTATTTATATTATTGATTTGTTCTGCCTTAATTTCAGGATCAGAAATTGCTTTTTTTTCACTATCCCAAACGGATGTAAATGATGCTTCAAATTCAAACTCAAAAAACAAACAAACTGTAGCACAACTTTTAGAACGACCTAAAAAGTTATTGGCAACCATTCTAATTTCTAACAATTTTATTAATATTTTAATCGTACTTATTTTTGCATTTGTAGGTGAAGAAATCTTTAAAGACTTCACCTATAAAATCAATTTCTATTTTTTTAAAATTTCTATTCGATTTTTAATTGAAGTTGTATTAGTCACTTTCTTAATATTGCTTTTTGGAGAAGTATTACCTAAAGTTTATGCAAATCGAAATGCAATGAAATTTGCTACTTTTATGGTCAAACCACTTTTCATTCTAAACTCTTTTTTAACATTTTTAAGCCTTCCTCTATTAGGGCTAACAAATTTTATAGAAAATAGATTAAGTCAAAAAAAATCAAATTTTTCTGTTGAAAATTTATCTAGAGCATTAGAACTAACATCTAACGACGCCACAACAGATGATGAACAAAAAATTTTAGAAGGAATTGTAAATTTTGGAAATACCGAAACCGTACAAATTATGAAACCTCGCATGGATGTTTTTGCAATATCAGAAAATGAAAGTTACGAAAATGTTATAACTCAAATAATTAAAAATGGATTTTCTAGGAACCCTGTTTATAATGATAATATAGATAAAATTACAGGAGTTTTATACGCAAAGGACCTACTACCACATTTAAACAAACAAACATTTAAGTGGCAAGATTTAATGAGAGAGCCATTTTTTGTCCCAGAAAACAAAAAGCTTGACGATCTTTTAAAAGAATTTAAAGAAAAAAAAATCCATCTTGCAGTAGTTGTTGACGAATATGGTGGAACTAGCGGTATTGTTACACTTGAAGATATTATTGAGGAAATTGTTGGTGATATAACTGATGAATTTGATGATGACGACCTATCCTATTCTAAAATTGATAAAAACAATTATGTTTTTGAAGGCAAAACTTCAATCAAAGACTTTTCAAAGGTTGTAAATATTGATGAGTCTTTATTTGAAGAGGAAAAAGGAGAAACTGAAACTTTAGCTGGACTCATTCTTGAAATTTCAGGTAAATTCCCAAAAAACAGAGAAATAATAAATTTCAAACATTTATCGTTTAAAATTGAAGCTATTGATAAACGAAGAGTTAAACAAGTAAAAGTAACTATTAAACCTAATGAAGATGAAATTTAG
- a CDS encoding HU family DNA-binding protein, producing MTKADIVSRISEKSGIEKGDVLATVEAFMDEVKDSLEGGDNVYLRGFGSFIIKERAEKTGRNISKNTTIKIPAHNIPAFKPAKVFVEGVKTKVAVK from the coding sequence ATGACAAAAGCAGATATCGTATCACGTATTTCTGAAAAATCAGGAATTGAAAAAGGAGATGTTTTAGCAACAGTTGAAGCATTCATGGATGAAGTAAAAGATTCACTAGAAGGTGGAGACAATGTTTATTTAAGAGGATTTGGAAGTTTTATTATAAAAGAGAGAGCGGAAAAAACTGGAAGAAACATTTCTAAAAACACAACAATTAAAATTCCTGCTCACAACATACCAGCATTCAAACCTGCAAAAGTGTTTGTAGAAGGTGTAAAAACTAAAGTAGCTGTAAAATAA
- a CDS encoding pyridoxal phosphate-dependent decarboxylase family protein: MIYWKKYSSKKLADKIDKSLQGNVDFSNDTALGYPASKLDENVFYHNAPFLKDAPLLKTFVANPNHIGCHTVGESEHAFKGTQKLERETLDVIAVDIFNAKPNEFDGYMATGGTEANIQALWVYRNYFIKTFGATFSEIAIISSEDTHYSIPKGANILGIENVIIPVDFETRIIKRDVLSQRIQEAQNNGKKYFIVISNMATTMFGSVDNPNLFVSVLKEFEVEFKIHIDGAYGGFVYPFSKDREIIDFTNPHISSITIDAHKMLQAPYGTGVFLTRKGLIENVLTEEAQYVNGMDLTLCGSRSGANALAVWMILFSYGPHKWFEKISVLLMRTNWFCDQLKELGIDFYRHPNMNIVTMKSDKISKDIAEKFNLVPETHSGNNKWYKVVIMDHVEIDHLDAFLKMLKQSLLVK; this comes from the coding sequence ATGATCTACTGGAAAAAGTATTCTTCAAAAAAGTTAGCCGATAAAATAGATAAATCATTACAAGGAAATGTTGATTTTTCAAATGATACAGCTTTAGGGTATCCAGCATCTAAATTAGATGAAAATGTTTTTTATCATAATGCTCCTTTTTTAAAAGATGCTCCTTTGTTGAAGACTTTTGTAGCCAATCCTAATCATATAGGTTGTCATACTGTTGGTGAATCTGAACACGCATTTAAAGGAACTCAAAAGTTAGAAAGAGAAACTTTAGATGTTATAGCTGTCGATATTTTTAATGCAAAACCAAATGAATTTGATGGGTATATGGCTACAGGAGGTACTGAAGCAAATATTCAAGCTTTATGGGTGTATAGAAACTATTTTATTAAAACTTTTGGAGCGACTTTTAGTGAAATTGCTATTATATCATCAGAAGATACACATTATTCAATACCTAAAGGAGCTAATATATTGGGGATTGAAAATGTAATTATTCCAGTTGATTTTGAAACTAGAATTATTAAAAGAGATGTTTTAAGTCAACGAATTCAAGAAGCTCAAAATAATGGTAAAAAATATTTTATAGTAATTTCAAATATGGCAACTACTATGTTTGGTTCGGTAGATAATCCTAATCTTTTTGTTTCTGTTTTAAAAGAATTTGAAGTAGAGTTTAAAATACATATTGATGGTGCTTATGGTGGTTTTGTATATCCTTTTAGTAAAGATAGAGAGATAATTGATTTTACCAATCCACATATTAGTTCAATTACAATTGATGCGCATAAAATGCTTCAAGCTCCTTACGGAACTGGAGTGTTTTTAACTAGAAAAGGTCTTATTGAAAATGTATTGACCGAAGAAGCTCAATATGTAAATGGAATGGATTTGACCTTGTGTGGTAGTCGTTCTGGTGCAAATGCATTGGCTGTTTGGATGATTTTATTTAGTTACGGTCCACATAAATGGTTTGAAAAGATAAGTGTTTTATTAATGAGAACAAATTGGTTTTGTGATCAATTAAAAGAATTGGGAATTGATTTTTATCGTCACCCTAATATGAATATTGTCACAATGAAATCTGATAAAATTTCAAAAGATATAGCCGAAAAATTCAACTTAGTTCCTGAAACTCATAGTGGTAATAATAAGTGGTATAAAGTTGTAATTATGGATCACGTTGAAATTGATCATTTAGATGCATTTTTAAAAATGCTTAAACAATCTCTTCTTGTGAAGTAG
- a CDS encoding single-stranded DNA-binding protein: MAGTLNKVMLIGHLGDEVKMHYFDDKNSIGRFPLATNETYTSKQTGEKVSTTEWHNIVVRNRLAEICEKYLTKGDKVYCEGRIKNRQWEGEDGNKRYTTEIHVSEMTFLTTKRDLDTKPPSSSSKPTTESKNSEIENDDLPF; this comes from the coding sequence ATGGCTGGAACGTTAAATAAAGTAATGCTAATTGGGCATTTGGGAGATGAAGTTAAAATGCATTATTTTGACGATAAAAATTCTATTGGTCGTTTTCCTTTAGCTACCAATGAAACCTACACCAGTAAACAAACTGGAGAAAAAGTGTCAACTACCGAATGGCACAATATAGTAGTGAGAAATAGATTGGCTGAAATTTGCGAAAAATATTTAACCAAAGGAGACAAAGTCTATTGTGAAGGGCGAATTAAAAATCGTCAATGGGAAGGAGAAGATGGTAATAAACGTTACACAACAGAAATACACGTTTCAGAAATGACATTTCTAACCACTAAAAGAGACTTAGACACAAAACCACCAAGTTCTTCATCAAAACCAACAACCGAATCTAAAAATTCTGAAATTGAAAATGATGATTTACCATTTTAA
- a CDS encoding Rne/Rng family ribonuclease, translating into MKTELIIRSGSSDIDFALLKDGKLIELNKETNDNKISVGDIFLSKIGKTLSGLNAAFVNVGYQKDGFLHYHDLGAQLLSLSKFIKGINTGKQRDFTLKNFHFENDIDKNGKINDVLKTGQDLLVQIVKEPISTKGPRLNSELSIAGRYLVLVPFSNRISVSQKIGDNKEKERLKRLIKSIKPKNFGVIIRTVAQDKKVADLDRDLQNSLERWVAMCKQIKRAQAPTKVLSELNRASSILRDVFNDSFTNIVTDDETLSVEIKDYLQEIAPEKESIVKLHKSSIPIFEKYGIERQIKTSFGQTVSMSKGAYLVIEHTEALHVIDVNSGNRSNKAKSQADTALEVNLIAASEVARQLQLRDMGGIIVVDFIDMHTSEDRQKLFDHLKREMAFDRTKHKILPPSRFGLVQITRQRVRPEMVIKTMEPNPNKDGEVEAPIVLIEKMENELDKLFSSENKYKKIVLNVHPFIASYLKQGYPSIQVRWFLKYKKWIKILPRDAYQYLHYHFDKQQIDKKIS; encoded by the coding sequence GTGAAAACAGAATTAATTATAAGATCCGGTTCCTCTGATATTGATTTTGCCTTATTAAAAGATGGTAAGCTTATTGAATTAAACAAGGAAACAAATGACAATAAAATATCAGTTGGTGATATTTTTCTATCTAAAATAGGAAAAACATTAAGTGGTTTAAATGCAGCATTCGTCAATGTAGGTTATCAAAAAGATGGCTTCTTACATTATCACGATTTAGGTGCCCAATTGTTATCTTTGAGTAAATTCATTAAAGGAATAAACACAGGCAAACAAAGAGATTTCACTTTAAAAAATTTCCATTTTGAAAATGATATTGATAAAAATGGAAAAATTAATGATGTACTTAAAACTGGACAAGATTTATTGGTTCAAATTGTTAAAGAACCAATCTCTACCAAAGGTCCTCGGTTAAATTCCGAACTTTCAATTGCTGGTAGATATTTAGTTTTAGTCCCTTTTTCTAATCGAATTTCAGTTTCGCAAAAAATTGGTGATAATAAAGAAAAAGAGAGATTAAAGCGTTTAATTAAAAGTATTAAACCTAAGAATTTTGGTGTAATTATACGAACTGTTGCTCAAGATAAAAAAGTAGCAGACTTAGATCGTGATTTACAAAATTCTTTAGAGAGATGGGTAGCGATGTGTAAACAAATTAAGAGAGCACAGGCACCAACGAAAGTTTTAAGTGAGTTAAATAGAGCATCTTCTATATTAAGAGATGTTTTTAATGATTCTTTTACAAATATTGTTACCGATGATGAAACATTATCTGTAGAAATAAAAGATTATCTGCAAGAAATTGCTCCAGAAAAAGAATCAATAGTGAAACTTCATAAATCAAGTATTCCAATTTTTGAGAAATACGGCATAGAACGTCAAATCAAAACATCTTTTGGGCAAACTGTATCTATGAGTAAAGGTGCATATTTAGTTATTGAACATACTGAAGCTTTACACGTTATCGATGTAAATAGTGGTAATCGTTCAAACAAAGCTAAATCACAAGCTGATACAGCCTTAGAAGTTAATTTAATTGCTGCATCTGAAGTTGCACGTCAATTACAATTAAGAGACATGGGCGGAATTATTGTAGTCGATTTTATCGATATGCATACATCCGAAGATAGACAAAAGTTATTTGACCATTTGAAAAGAGAAATGGCATTTGATCGTACTAAGCACAAAATTTTACCTCCAAGTAGATTTGGTTTGGTTCAAATTACACGTCAACGTGTAAGACCAGAAATGGTTATAAAAACAATGGAACCAAATCCAAATAAAGATGGAGAAGTAGAAGCGCCTATTGTCTTAATTGAAAAAATGGAAAACGAACTTGATAAATTATTTAGTTCAGAAAACAAGTATAAAAAGATTGTACTGAATGTACATCCTTTTATAGCATCATACCTTAAACAAGGGTATCCATCTATTCAAGTTAGATGGTTTTTAAAGTACAAAAAGTGGATTAAAATTTTGCCTCGTGACGCTTACCAATATTTGCATTATCATTTTGATAAACAACAAATTGATAAAAAAATAAGTTAA
- the uvrC gene encoding excinuclease ABC subunit UvrC has product MLQPLEIQIKTLPSNPGVYQYFDKNDKILYVGKAKNLKKRVASYFNKNHDYGKTKVLVKKIANIKHIVVDTETDALLLENNLIKKYQPRYNVMLKDDKTYPWLCIKKERFPRIFLTRNVIKDGSEYFGPYTSVRTAKALLDLIKELYLLRTCNFDLRQKNIDLKKYKVCLEYHIGNCKAPCEGKQTEIDYDNDIKAIRQIIKGDFKDALQAFSKLMELYANDLQFEQAQLIKEKINLLANYQAKSTVVNPSITNVDVFSIISDESYGYVNFFKIMNGSVIQSHTTEIKKKLDETDKELLELAIIEIRQRFNSQSKEIYTPFTVDIGQEIKVTVPKLGDKRRIVELSLRNAKYYRQEQFKQIKIVDPDRHTNRIMAQMKKDLRLSEEPRHIECFDNSNIQGTNPVAACVVFKNGKPSKKEYRHFNIKTVEGPDDFASMEEVVFRRYKRLVEEAQDLPQLIVIDGGKGQLSSALKSLDILGLRNKIAIIGIAKRLEEIYYPNDPIPLYLDKKSESLKIIQQLRNEAHRFGITHHRNKRSKQAIETELEQIVGIGQNTIVTLLQHFRSTKRVSNATLKELIEIIGDSRATKVYNYYHSK; this is encoded by the coding sequence ATGCTTCAGCCCTTAGAAATACAAATTAAAACCCTTCCATCCAATCCTGGAGTATATCAATATTTTGATAAAAATGACAAAATTCTATATGTTGGTAAAGCAAAAAATTTAAAAAAAAGAGTTGCTTCCTATTTCAATAAAAATCACGATTATGGTAAAACAAAAGTTTTAGTAAAAAAGATTGCAAATATTAAGCATATAGTAGTTGATACCGAAACTGATGCTTTACTACTTGAAAACAATCTGATTAAAAAATATCAACCACGATATAATGTTATGTTAAAAGATGACAAAACATATCCTTGGTTATGTATAAAAAAAGAACGGTTTCCACGTATTTTCTTAACAAGAAATGTTATAAAAGACGGTTCTGAATATTTTGGCCCTTATACTTCTGTAAGAACTGCTAAAGCTCTTTTAGATTTAATCAAAGAATTATACCTACTTCGAACTTGTAATTTTGATTTAAGGCAAAAAAATATTGACCTTAAAAAATATAAAGTTTGCCTAGAATATCACATTGGAAATTGTAAAGCCCCTTGCGAAGGAAAGCAAACTGAAATTGATTACGATAATGATATTAAGGCCATTCGACAAATAATAAAAGGTGATTTTAAAGATGCATTACAAGCATTTTCTAAATTAATGGAGTTATATGCAAATGATTTACAATTTGAACAAGCCCAATTAATCAAAGAAAAAATAAACCTTCTTGCAAACTACCAAGCAAAATCTACAGTTGTAAACCCATCAATCACCAATGTTGATGTATTTTCTATCATTTCTGATGAGAGTTATGGATATGTAAATTTTTTCAAAATAATGAATGGATCAGTCATTCAGTCTCATACAACAGAAATTAAGAAAAAATTAGATGAAACTGATAAAGAATTATTAGAATTGGCAATAATAGAAATCCGTCAACGATTCAATTCTCAATCTAAAGAAATCTACACTCCATTTACTGTAGATATAGGTCAAGAAATTAAAGTTACAGTTCCTAAACTTGGTGATAAAAGAAGAATTGTTGAACTATCGTTAAGAAATGCCAAATATTATAGACAAGAACAGTTTAAACAAATCAAAATTGTTGACCCAGATAGACATACCAATAGAATAATGGCTCAAATGAAAAAGGACTTAAGATTATCAGAAGAACCAAGACATATTGAATGTTTTGACAATTCTAATATTCAAGGTACTAATCCTGTAGCTGCTTGTGTTGTCTTTAAAAATGGTAAACCAAGCAAAAAAGAGTACCGCCATTTTAATATAAAAACAGTTGAAGGCCCAGATGATTTTGCTTCTATGGAAGAAGTCGTTTTTCGTCGATATAAAAGATTGGTTGAAGAGGCACAAGACTTACCTCAACTTATTGTTATTGATGGTGGAAAAGGACAACTATCTTCAGCATTGAAAAGTTTAGATATTCTCGGATTAAGAAATAAAATTGCCATTATTGGAATTGCGAAAAGATTAGAAGAAATATATTATCCAAATGATCCTATTCCATTATATTTAGATAAAAAATCTGAAAGTTTAAAAATAATACAACAATTACGAAATGAAGCCCATAGATTTGGAATTACACATCATAGAAATAAGCGTAGTAAACAAGCTATTGAAACCGAACTAGAACAAATTGTTGGAATTGGACAAAATACAATTGTAACATTATTACAACATTTTCGTTCTACTAAAAGAGTTTCCAATGCCACATTAAAAGAATTAATAGAAATTATTGGTGATTCTCGCGCAACCAAAGTATATAATTATTATCATAGTAAATAG
- a CDS encoding patatin-like phospholipase family protein: MRKKLIVILLLITVTITFSQENDSIKKDVKVGLVLSGGGAKGFAHLGALKVLEEAGVRVDYIGGTSMGAIIGSMYASGYTVREMDSLLQVLDFDKIMQDIIPRKSKPFYEKQIGEKYALTFPVKNGKIGIPKALSKGQNVLNLVSQLLQHVDTIDDFNKLPIPFLCIATNLETGEQELLRNGFLPKAVQASGAFPTLLEPVEINGKLLVDGGVVNNFPVEEVRAMGADIIIGIDLKSDYQNKSGLNSAVEIINQIINFQMYKNHDDRIDKTDLYVHPDMHEYTVTSFDKFDEIIKIGEESARLKFDEFVSIANQQTTKRTPYKINSHAQEIFIKSIEIDGNQNYTRTYIKGKMKIDKGKTITYSEFLEGINNLSATRNFTNIQYQFEEHIDGTVIHLNLKQEDISTHVKFAAHYDQLYKTGVLANVTSKHLLTKNDIFSADLILGDNLRYNLDYFIDNGSNWSFGFKSRYNSFNTNIDYDQDNVNRININYRDFTNQLYFETVLNQKFAIGIGAEHKRINAFTETLANVNNQEKTYFDKTDYTNFISYLKFDTYDKKYFQKEGAFVDIDFKWYLFASDFDENFNSFSQLKGKIGYVHTFFNSLSAHITSEAGITIGENSNEILNYNLGGYGDNYINTFIPFYGYEIGSLSGQGFLKTNLALRYEFIKNHYLISNANAARVENDIFNEGRIFENTKLGYGLGYGFDSFLGPIEINYNWSPDTHNHFWYFNLGFWF; the protein is encoded by the coding sequence ATGAGAAAAAAATTAATTGTCATTTTACTTTTAATTACCGTAACAATCACATTTTCTCAAGAAAATGATTCCATAAAAAAAGATGTAAAAGTTGGTCTTGTACTTTCGGGTGGAGGAGCAAAGGGCTTTGCACATCTTGGTGCACTTAAAGTTTTAGAAGAAGCCGGTGTAAGAGTTGATTATATAGGTGGAACAAGTATGGGTGCAATTATTGGATCGATGTATGCGTCAGGCTATACAGTTCGCGAAATGGATTCGTTATTGCAAGTTCTTGATTTTGATAAAATAATGCAAGACATTATTCCTAGAAAGTCTAAACCATTTTATGAGAAACAAATTGGTGAAAAATACGCCCTAACTTTTCCTGTTAAAAATGGGAAAATTGGAATACCTAAAGCATTATCAAAAGGTCAAAATGTACTAAATTTAGTTTCACAATTATTACAACACGTTGATACTATTGATGATTTTAATAAATTACCTATTCCATTTTTATGTATTGCAACAAATCTTGAAACTGGTGAGCAAGAACTACTTCGAAACGGTTTTTTACCAAAAGCTGTTCAAGCGAGCGGTGCTTTTCCAACACTTTTAGAACCTGTTGAAATTAACGGTAAATTGCTGGTTGATGGTGGTGTTGTAAATAATTTTCCAGTAGAGGAAGTCCGTGCAATGGGTGCCGACATTATTATTGGAATTGATTTGAAAAGCGATTATCAAAATAAAAGCGGACTAAATTCTGCAGTTGAAATTATTAATCAAATCATCAATTTTCAAATGTATAAGAATCATGATGATAGAATTGATAAAACTGATCTTTATGTACACCCTGACATGCATGAATATACTGTAACATCATTTGACAAATTTGATGAAATTATAAAAATTGGTGAAGAAAGTGCTAGACTTAAATTTGATGAATTTGTATCAATTGCCAATCAACAAACTACTAAAAGAACTCCTTATAAAATAAATTCTCACGCCCAAGAAATTTTCATTAAATCAATTGAAATTGATGGAAACCAAAACTACACTCGTACATACATTAAAGGGAAAATGAAAATTGACAAAGGGAAAACAATTACGTATTCAGAATTTCTAGAAGGCATAAACAATCTTTCTGCTACAAGAAATTTTACCAATATTCAATATCAATTTGAAGAGCATATAGATGGTACAGTAATTCATCTAAATTTAAAACAAGAAGATATTTCAACACATGTAAAATTTGCAGCACATTACGATCAATTATATAAAACAGGAGTTTTAGCAAATGTTACATCAAAACATTTACTTACTAAAAATGATATCTTTTCTGCTGATTTAATTTTAGGAGATAACCTTAGATATAATTTAGATTATTTCATTGACAATGGATCAAATTGGAGTTTTGGTTTTAAATCAAGATACAACTCTTTTAATACAAATATTGATTATGATCAAGATAATGTAAATCGTATAAATATTAATTATAGAGATTTTACAAATCAACTATATTTTGAAACTGTGCTTAACCAAAAGTTTGCAATTGGTATAGGTGCTGAACACAAAAGAATAAATGCTTTTACAGAAACTTTGGCTAATGTTAATAATCAAGAAAAAACCTATTTTGACAAAACAGATTACACAAACTTTATATCTTATTTAAAATTTGACACATATGATAAAAAGTATTTTCAAAAAGAAGGAGCCTTTGTTGATATTGATTTCAAATGGTATTTATTTGCATCTGACTTTGATGAAAATTTCAATTCGTTTTCGCAACTGAAAGGAAAAATAGGCTATGTACATACATTTTTTAATAGTTTATCTGCTCATATAACTTCTGAAGCAGGAATAACAATTGGAGAAAATAGTAATGAAATTTTAAACTATAATTTAGGTGGTTATGGAGATAATTACATAAATACATTTATCCCATTTTATGGATACGAAATTGGGTCTTTATCAGGCCAAGGTTTTTTAAAAACAAACTTAGCTTTGCGCTACGAATTTATTAAAAATCATTATTTAATTTCTAATGCTAATGCAGCAAGAGTTGAAAATGATATCTTTAATGAAGGTAGAATATTTGAAAACACTAAATTAGGCTATGGTCTTGGCTATGGATTTGACTCTTTTCTAGGGCCAATTGAAATTAATTACAATTGGTCACCCGATACTCACAATCACTTTTGGTATTTTAATCTAGGTTTTTGGTTTTAA